One window of Bos indicus isolate NIAB-ARS_2022 breed Sahiwal x Tharparkar chromosome 18, NIAB-ARS_B.indTharparkar_mat_pri_1.0, whole genome shotgun sequence genomic DNA carries:
- the CAPNS2 gene encoding calpain small subunit 2 — protein MFLAKAILEGANQGLGQALGGLLGGGDQRRGGGDIGGIVGGILNFISEAAAAQYTPEPPPTQQHFTDVEANESEEVRCFRQQFAQLAGPDMEVGATDLMNILNKVLSKHKDLKSDGFSLDTCRSIVSVMDSDTTGKLGFEEFKYLWNNIKKWQCVYKQYDRDQSGFLGSSQLPGALQAAGFQLNEQLYQMIVRRYAEEDGSMDFNNFISCLVRLDAMFRAFKSLDRDADGLIQVSIQEWLQLTMYS, from the coding sequence ATGTTTCTTGCAAAGGCTATATTGGAAGGAGCAAATCAAGGTCTTGGACAAGCCCTTGGAGGCCTTCTTGGAGGAGGCGatcagagaagaggaggaggggatatTGGAGGGATAGTTGGAGGAATTTTGAACTTTATCAGTGAAGCTGCGGCTGCTCAGTATACCCCAGAACCACCACCTACTCAGCAACATTTCACCGACGTGGAGGCCAATGAAAGTGAGGAAGTTAGGTGTTTTCGGCAACAGTTTGCTCAGCTGGCTGGACCAGACATGGAGGTGGGTGCCACTGACCTAATGAATATTCTCAACAAAGTCCTTTCTAAGCACAAGGATCTGAAGTCTGACGGCTTTAGTCTTGACACCTGCCGGAGCATCGTATCTGTCATGGACAGTGACACGACTGGGAAGCTGGGCTTTGAAGAATTTAAGTATCTCTGGAACAACATCAAGAAATGGCAGTGTGTTTACAAGCAGTATGACAGGGACCAATCTGGATTTTTGGGAAGTTCTCAGCTTCCGGGGGCTCTGCAGGCAGCAGGCTTCCAGCTAAATGAGCAACTTTATCAAATGATTGTCCGCCGATACGCCGAGGAGGATGGAAGTATGGACTTTAACAACTTCATCAGCTGCCTGGTTCGCCTGGATGCCATGTTCCGTGCCTTCAAATCCCTGGATAGAGATGCAGATGGCCTGATTCAGGTTTCTATCCAAGAGTGGCTGCAGCTGACCATGTATTCCTGA